Proteins encoded together in one Chaetodon auriga isolate fChaAug3 chromosome 20, fChaAug3.hap1, whole genome shotgun sequence window:
- the csdc2a gene encoding cold shock domain-containing protein C2a, whose translation MSEPDASSPADPPLPLTSPRTPLQLSFPFLREGSRVWERERKPPQPGELPSPLPTKRTRTYSATVRARSGPVFKGVCKNFSRSQGHGFIRPSHGGEDIFVHISDIEGEYVPMEGDEVTYKVCPIPPKNQKIQAVDVMITHLNPGTKHETWSGQIISS comes from the exons ATGTCAGAGCCTGATGCCTCCTCGCCGGCAGACCCTCCGCTGCCTCTCACCTCCCCCCGGACCCCCCTGCAGCTCTCCTTCCCCTTCCTGAGGGAGGGCAGCCGGGtttgggagagggagaggaaaccGCCACAGCCTGGAGAGCTGCCCAGCCCACTGCCCACCAAACGTACCCGCACATACTCAGC gacAGTGCGAGCCAGATCAGGTCCAGTATTTAAAGGGGTGTGTAAAAACTTCTCCAGATCTCAGGGTCATGGATTCATACGCCCCTCTCACGGAGGAGAGGACATCTTTGTCCACATCTCTGA CATTGAGGGAGAGTACGTGCCTATGGAAGGGGACGAGGTCACGTACAAGGTGTGCCCCATCCCACCCAAGAACCAGAAGATCCAGGCTGTCGACGTGATGATCACCCATCTGAATCCAGGCACCAAACACGAGACCTGGTCAGGTCAGATCATCAGCTCCTAG